In a genomic window of Hyphomonas sp.:
- a CDS encoding acyl-CoA dehydrogenase family protein, which translates to MAIDFTIPEDAREVRERVRRWVQDECLPAEREMTAGRPFKEVLAELRTKARAQGLWCPFIPEEHGGMGLGPLANALVQMELGQSHLGALSMNSQGPDDATMLTLLAHGTDFQKEKYLKPLLNGEKRICYSMTEKAAGADATGMQTRAEKDGKGNYILNGEKWFSSAASAADIAVIMAKTNPDAPRHQQFSTFIVELPNPGYRIVRDIPTMAVHGPHYVEMGGGHAEVKIENLIVPEENLLGGEGGGFSMGQHRLAYGRLRHGMHNVAMAQRALDLATEHVTNRETFGQPLEDRQGVQFMLAECASQLYIARLMLMHIAYKAENGMDLRQENGIAKVYLANMVHKVVDTAIQLHGALGYSLDTPLAAWYTHIRSQRLVDGPDEVHKWITGKNVIRAFKKDGTTAAAAGGDLL; encoded by the coding sequence ATGGCCATTGATTTCACGATACCGGAAGACGCCAGGGAAGTGCGCGAGCGCGTGCGCCGCTGGGTGCAGGATGAGTGCTTGCCGGCGGAACGGGAAATGACTGCTGGTCGCCCGTTCAAGGAGGTGCTGGCAGAGCTGCGCACGAAAGCGCGTGCGCAAGGCCTGTGGTGCCCGTTCATTCCCGAGGAGCATGGCGGCATGGGGCTTGGCCCGCTGGCGAATGCGCTCGTGCAGATGGAGCTTGGCCAGAGCCACCTCGGAGCATTGTCGATGAATTCGCAGGGGCCGGATGATGCAACCATGCTGACTCTGCTGGCGCATGGCACGGACTTCCAGAAAGAGAAGTATCTCAAGCCGCTCCTGAACGGTGAGAAGCGGATCTGCTATTCCATGACCGAAAAAGCAGCGGGTGCCGATGCGACCGGCATGCAGACGCGGGCGGAAAAGGATGGCAAGGGCAATTACATCCTGAACGGAGAAAAATGGTTCTCCAGCGCGGCATCTGCCGCCGACATTGCTGTGATCATGGCCAAGACCAATCCGGATGCGCCGCGCCATCAGCAGTTCTCGACATTCATCGTCGAGCTACCCAATCCGGGATACCGGATCGTCCGGGACATTCCCACCATGGCGGTACACGGGCCGCACTATGTCGAAATGGGCGGCGGTCATGCCGAGGTGAAGATTGAGAATCTCATCGTGCCGGAAGAAAACCTGCTCGGCGGGGAAGGGGGTGGCTTCTCCATGGGGCAGCACCGGCTGGCATACGGGCGCCTGCGCCACGGCATGCACAATGTGGCAATGGCCCAGCGCGCGCTTGATCTGGCAACGGAGCATGTGACCAATCGCGAAACGTTCGGACAGCCCCTCGAGGATCGTCAGGGCGTCCAGTTCATGCTCGCCGAATGCGCCAGCCAGCTCTACATCGCCCGCCTCATGCTGATGCACATTGCCTACAAGGCCGAGAATGGCATGGATTTGCGTCAGGAAAACGGGATTGCGAAGGTCTACCTCGCCAATATGGTTCACAAGGTGGTCGACACCGCAATCCAGCTTCATGGTGCGCTCGGCTATTCGCTCGATACGCCACTCGCCGCCTGGTACACGCACATCCGGTCACAGCGTCTCGTCGACGGGCCGGATGAAGTGCACAAATGGATCACCGGAAAGAATGTCATCCGTGCCTTCAAGAAGGACGGCACGACTGCGGCGGCCGCCGGAGGAGACCTGTTGTGA
- the truA gene encoding tRNA pseudouridine(38-40) synthase TruA codes for MPRYRLLIEYHGGPFQGWQKLPGKPTVQGMLEEAAAQLDGRPVNIFGAGRTDSGVHATGQVAHMDLETDRGSKVADAMNFHLRPHPIAVLKAERVTDAFHARFDATQRHYRYIVINRRADLTVDRGLAWRVPSKLDAEQMHDAAQALVGTHDFTTFRDTDCQARTPVKTLNEFTVSRYGERIEFTCRAQSFIHRQVRSMVGSLIEVGRGKRNPDWLADILAAVDRTQCGPIAPADGLYLEKVDYD; via the coding sequence ATGCCCCGTTATCGTCTCCTGATCGAATATCATGGCGGCCCGTTCCAGGGCTGGCAGAAACTGCCCGGCAAGCCGACTGTGCAAGGTATGCTGGAGGAGGCGGCCGCGCAGCTTGACGGTCGGCCCGTCAACATATTCGGGGCAGGGCGGACAGACAGTGGTGTGCATGCCACTGGCCAGGTCGCCCATATGGACCTTGAGACAGATCGTGGGAGCAAGGTCGCGGACGCCATGAACTTCCATTTGCGCCCGCACCCAATCGCTGTGCTGAAGGCCGAGCGCGTGACCGATGCGTTTCATGCCCGCTTCGATGCCACTCAGCGACACTATCGCTACATAGTCATCAATCGCCGCGCGGATCTGACGGTCGACCGCGGGCTCGCCTGGCGAGTGCCCTCGAAACTGGATGCCGAGCAGATGCACGATGCGGCGCAGGCGCTGGTCGGTACGCATGATTTCACCACGTTCCGGGATACCGATTGCCAGGCACGCACGCCAGTGAAGACGCTGAATGAATTCACCGTCTCCCGCTATGGTGAGCGGATCGAATTCACCTGCCGCGCCCAAAGCTTCATCCACCGACAGGTCCGGTCCATGGTCGGCAGCCTGATCGAAGTCGGCCGCGGCAAGCGGAACCCGGACTGGCTCGCCGATATTCTGGCCGCCGTCGATCGAACGCAATGCGGTCCCATCGCGCCGGCAGACGGCCTCTATCTCGAGAAAGTCGATTATGACTGA